The following DNA comes from Lates calcarifer isolate ASB-BC8 linkage group LG2, TLL_Latcal_v3, whole genome shotgun sequence.
CAGACCACAAAGTGCTGGTTATGGGAGTAATATGTGACCATGTTGTGCTAGTCATAATGTTTCGGCTCATCAGTGTAATTACCTGTAAGAAGCTGCTAGTTTTCTGCAGCTGGCAGCAGAGACATATGAACACAGCATTACCTTTCCCTTTATCACACAGAtatctgctgtgctgctgccatCTCAGTCTGACAAATGTTATTTATCCAACCACTACTGTATCCTCATCTGGAAACTCGTAGTAGGGGACCTCCAGGTTGAGGGGGGCAGGGCCCTTTCTGATGCGACCCGAGGCGTCATAGTGCGAACCGTGACAAGGGCAGTAGTAACCTCCGAAGTCTCCGGCGTTGGCGATGGGCACGCAGCCCAAATGCGTGCACACTCCGAGGACGATGACCCAGCTGGGGTTGATGACCCGGTCCTTGTCATGCTCTGGGTCTCGCAGCTCGGCGATGTTCACGGCAGCTTCTGTGGCAATCTCCTTCTCTGTGCGGTGACGGACGAACAGCGGCTTGCCTCTCCACTTGAAGGTCATGTTCTTGCCTTCTGGAATGTCACTCAGCTTGACTTCAATCTTAGACAGGGCCAGGACATCGGCCGAGGCACTCATGGAAGAAACAAACTGAGTCACCACCGTCTTGGCGGCGTAGACGCCCACCATGGTTGTGGCCCCAGTGACCAGGTAGGAGAAGGTTCTTCTGGATTCACTGCTGTCCTGTGATGACTTCTTGGGGTCCAGCACCTCTGGACGCCTGTAGTCAGAGAAATCCGGTATCCTGACATCTGTGTGAGCAAATCTGACTCCTGCACAgcctgcagacaaaaacaaatgagtcatCAGGTAGAACAAACACTACCAGCTCATGTACACTGCAGCTCGGTCCAAAGCCTGCACTTCACTGTTGTAAAataggtttgtgtttgtgatggcTGATCAGAAACACTACACTGACCTGCAGCCGTCCCTCAAGCCACTGAGCTGTGAGATCAGCTGCACTAACACTGAAAATGAGAGATCacaacaaaatgttgtttttctcaagTTCAGCCATGTCTTAAAAATAGCCTTTAATAATTACAATAGAAACATGTCTGAAGACACACTAAAAAGTTTTCAGTGGACACTGAAACTGTATTGGTGCAGTAAGCTGGATGCAGCATACACTCACTCTAAAACAAAACTGTCTCATTTCATCAAATTACACAAGAAAAACTATTTATTCACAGTCTGCGTTGACCGTGCACAGCAGCCAGCCGTCCAAATGCTGGTTGTATTAAATGCCACAATCCCAGCATCCACACTAAAGATGAGGAGGAATGGGCACAGTGTAGACACTGTGGAGTTTGTAAGGAAAGCATATTACTGTGCTTGATGGTAAACATACCTTATTAAATGACATGAATCAGGATTATGAGTGAAAACATCTCTTATCAGATTTACAGCTTAAGAGAGGCTTTCTCCTCTATTACCATGGCTTTCTAAAACTGGACTGACGAACAAGCTGATCCGGCCTGAGTAGAACAGAGAACTGAGTAAAACACGGTACATTACTAAACCGGTCACAGGGTGACAGTGAGAAGCCGGTTTGTCCCCAGCCTGTAGCTAATGTTCAAACcgacaaaaacacagatgatcAGGGGTAGGCTGCTAGTTAGCCACCCTGCTAACATAAGGCCAGCTCAGTACTTGGAGAGATACTCGGGTCTTAAACGCAGAGTTTTCAGTATACACATTTCAACAACACAAAGGTGACTTAGTCTGCTAAGCTAAAGCTAACGCTAGCTGCCAACGACACACTCACCATTGATGCTAACCGTCACCGAAGGCCCCGTTTTGGGGCTTTGACCGTTCAACGACTCGCGGCACAGGAACTGTTTCTTCGGATTCAACAAGATCTTCTCTGTCTTCACAACGACTCCGGGTACCAGAGCTTTCAGGGGTCCGGCGACTGTAAAAGCAGTAGCCTGCATGTAAGGGGAAAAAGCCCCCGACCGGGCAGCGAGGGACATCATCTTTGCGGCTAGCTGCGGCTTGCTACAACGACCTTGTGTGCTACAGACGGGACACTCAAAGGCGTGACGTAAAGAGTGCGTAATTACGTCGCACGTGAAGTTACGTATCATTGaccaaaagaagaagaggaaaaatataaatcatGGATATATTATCAGATCTAATAATACACTGATGCGTTAAATAAATGCACACTTATGCATACTTGATTGTCATTTCCATTGGCAGACTTTGTTGATGTAAGATGATGTTATTCTTTGCCCAGTACGTTCATATCAgcatttctgttcatttttcatgACCTAAGATGTAGTGTTTGGTTTAAATATCTTTAACTCAGAAGGAAAAACAGGAGTACATCAGAAAATTATTTCACTCTCACAAAAGTAAATTTGATAACAGCAAATCTTATTTGAATTCAAAtctcaaaaaaatgaaatgcaacagCACAAGCTATTCAGTTCTCTACAAAGCTCAAAGTTTCAGAACATGTACACTGTCTAATTGTTTGACCTGCTGAATCTTTCTCTGtacagtattatttttttcttttttcttctatgttttattttacatcagaaCCCCTGGCTTATGTAAAGACATATTGATGGTTACACAAAGTTTCTCAAAGCCCCTGATAAGATTCCAGTCAaacttcatcaacaacatgTTGGACAAAACTTATGTATATCTCAGAAGCATTTAAAGCAACCCCATCTTCACATCTGGCACTATCAAAATGTATTTCCCTAATTGTGACCACAGCTTACAAACCAGCCATCAGGACAGTAGAAATGTGGTCTGAAGAAGCCACCTGAATGCTGCAAGCTTTGATTTGTTTGCAGAAGGAACAGACCTTGAGTAATATACTGGATCAATCCTTGGCTACAGAAACATttgcacagaaaaaacaaattacaatAAAGGTGTTTCCTAACCAAAAGCTTTGGATAAGCTGCAGTGTGATGACATTACTCAAAGCTGCATCTTTCAGGTTAGGTGGCAAACAATCCTACTGTGTAGCACAGGAACAGTCGCTCAGTCGCACCCAGAGCAGCCAAGATCATATAATTACAGTTACATTACAATTTCCAAAAGGATAATAAATTAACTAACTAATTACAGTATATCCAGGCTGTTACAAGTGaatttctgcacacacacatcataccagaggagacagacagggcaATGGGCTCTCTGTAGATCCTGACCTTTCGCCAACAGCATAGACCTTGATTTTTGAAACTTGATTTTTATCTTGAGTTGTTCTTTTGAGTCCTAACTTTGTTGTATCAGTCTTGACAAATAGTTGCTGTCCAATCCACCGGTACTGCAATGTCAATTCATAATCATATTTGAGAACTAGACCAAAAatatgtgtgtggttgtgtgccATGATCCTTTAACAGCATGCGTTATCCCCATCTATTAGTTCATTTGGAAGCTGCAAACACAGGCATCCTTAATGTGACACAATTGAGGTCATTTTGACTCCATAAATTTAAATCtcctgaaaatgaatgaaagctgTTACCTAAGGTTGTATGACAGGTACTTCACGTTTCTACCCCCTTTGTGAAAAATTGAGGTTTCACTGGCGTGTATCCCTTCTATTCTGGTGAAATCCTCCTTTGACCGTTCCAGCCCTTGTTTATTTTGCTCTATATTACAAAAGGCATTGTAGGCGCTCACATGTCAGTGATGTTAAAGAAAATGACATGGGGCCAACAGGCAGTCATTCGTTGGCAGCTGTATGTGGCTGTGACCTTGTCCAGGTTATCAGCCCCTCCCTTTGTCTTGTTGCAGTCTCTTTGTAGTTTCCTGTCTTTGGTGCTCAGGGCAGCATCTTTGTGCATGGTGCTCATCAgcaggacattttttttcttttcctggggCAACAGGAGACAACAGTCAGTGAAGGCAAATGTTGAAGGTGTTACCTTCCTGTTCTTCAACCTCAGAGAGAaactctggtttgttttttcttcctgtccccAACATGGTAATCTTCCCTTTCTGCAATCTCTCCCCGAGGAAGcagaatgtgaaaaaatgaTCACATCATGTTATGACATTCAGCCATGTCTAGTACCACCTTCATGCCCTGATTTTCATTTCAGGTGCTTCCCCAGGGGATTTACCAATGTACATCTGCATATTCCAGGTATAGGTGGACTGTTCATCATATGCTGCTCATATTTTGATGCCACATTTGGCCACTTTACTTGGTATGTTTGTGTGGAGGGACCGTGCCCATAAAATGCAACAAGACATTCATTGGCTATTATGTGGGGGCCTAGATTATAAAACAGGGTATTTCCCCTCCCCCACAGCACAGGAATGATTATCATAGGAGGAGTTCTCATAGCAactatgtttttgttgtgtgaaCTATCAGTGGTTCTCACACTACTGCAGGTATGTTTATATTAGGTTGGGGCCATAAAGCAAAGGGAAGTATTTAGAAGATTATAAAATTGCATGAAATAGTGACCTCAGTGTTATCCAAAACAACTGTCATCATACTATCatgttaattttcattttactcaGTTGCCCaaaattagaagaaaaaaaaaaaagatgtaaaattTATTTAGAGATGTTAAACTTTGACCCCAAAGATAATAGTAGGGCTAGAAGTCCTGAGTCCTGATGGTTCtaaacttcttccatttcatgtttcatgAGGTATCCTCACTATGAATATTTTCTGAGGCTGCTGTATGTATCAGTACATTCTGGTgcactgttaatataaaaaattaGTGATAATTTTGCGGGTTGTTATCTAAAGTGTTTACAAATACCATCATCCTCCCATATTGTACCTGTTGTCCAGAACCCTGACTGGAGTTCCACTGGTCTCACTGGGAGCTGTGGAGCTGAATCAttcatctgtcctctctctgttatTCTGAAGCATTCTGTTGATTCTGATGATTCTGTCTCAGGAGATTTGAACATCCTTTCTCTGAGCTTCTCAGACCTgcctggatgttttttttttgttctgataTTCATGTATGGAATGATACCttcacagaaataaagacagtggGACAGAGGTGAGGGAGAAGATGACCGTCACTCAGAACCACACTGGACTGAGCTGGTCACCACAGCTGGCCAGTCTGCAAATGGGGTGTTGTTTAATAAAATTGACACTTGATTGGTTTGAcctgcagtttgtgtttcagctgcaaATGTCTGCAAGTAAAGTTTGATTGGTACCATGTCCAGTCTGAGCAGATGACATCTGGGTACAGAACCACTTTAAACCGAAAATTCCTGGGTAGGTATTTATGTCTTTGCATATTCTATAAGCATCAAAGTCTATGAAAATCATGTACCATCTCATAtattccttttttcttcatgtgttgTGCTTTCATCGTGTATTTTGCTAAAAAGCTTGTCTGAATTTCAGTGTGGAGTGTGAAGTGACGGGTGTACTGACACGTGTTATATACAAACTCTCCCTGGAGCTCTCTGCAGGGAACTGCTGTGGACTTGCTGctccacccccccccacaccccacctTCCCACACCAATGTGGTAGCTAGTGAGATCTAATCCTGTAAAGAAGTAATCCCCAGGGCTTTTAGAAGATGTGCTAAGTCCTTGTAGCCCCACTAGCTGCTCCCATACAATTCATAGCACATTAAAAAGCTGACAGCTTCACCTCTGACCCTCTGGCAGCAGTTGCCCGCCTACTGAACTATTATTGTGGCACAGCTGGACTCCACTGAGAGCACAGAGATTACACCGCCACTGCTTTGCCACAACTGTCGCCTCTTCAAATCCCCAAAGACCCCAATGCCCATATAGTTCACATATAAATTCAAATGCAtgcacacctgaacacacacactcacactcacacacacatgcatacagtatgtgctccCTGAAGACTTCCATTCATCTACAAATAATACGAATTATATTCGGCCTGTGATCAGAGCTTCATCCTGGAGCTTTTATGACTACAGAGCAGATATCTTTAGTTTGAGTTACACAACTTATGATTCAAATAGAAATATCTACAATTTCAGAGTGCAGGGAActaaataatacataaaatgGGCTTTACGTCACTTGTTTAACAATTTATTTTGgcctatttttattttttatttttgttcttttgtgttattttatcaCATTCAAATCTTAAAAACTTAAGTCACCTCAAGACAGTGACAGGAAGCAGTACCCCTGCTCTATTCTCTTGTCATTAATTCTTTGTATCTGCCAGAAAACACAGTTAATGACAACAGACAGCACAGTTTGCTGACAGTTTTCTGCGTGTTAAAAATGCCTGTCTTTTCTGAGGAACTTTAGCTGCTGTGCAGATATTCTGACTGTGTTCTTGCAAAATATCTTTTGCAGCCACAGGTTTGACCTGTATAATAACTTACATTGTACATGTAGTTGTTAACTTGGAACAATTAGGACAGAAATCAGGGTCAGAGCAAATGATAATGATTGAGAATGCCCccctttttaaatttcaaatacTTTAGAAATAAACTGGAGGGATGGGTGGAATTGGAACTGTATTGAAGGAtaagtaagaaaataaaaaaataactttctgGGTCAAAGGAATTTGATAATGTAGTAAATTCACCACATCTCAGAAATTcataaaagaaacagacagtCAAGAGGGCATCTATGTATGTGGAAAACAGACCATTATGTAAAACTGTTAGCATCATCTAAGGTATGGAAAGGGTAATAGGCTGTCCACTGTCATAGCTTGAACCTGGAGACATTGCCTTTTAGCAGCTATTTTATTGAAGAATTTGAAAACAGGGAAATCAGGATCAGCATTGAACTGAATACCTGCAACTAAACTGTGAACATATGGGGGCTTTATCTTTCTTGCATCTTTACAATAACAAACCAAACCCAGAcagatgatgagatgagatgagaatAGCATGCTGTCTGAGAAACAGAATGAGGTTTGTCATATCTACTATAACCACAAGGTTTTGTGACTGTAGATACAGAGTTTTAGCATGATGTCAATACTAAATCACTACTAGATCCATCTGCTGTTCATGAACTGTTCAGAGAGACATCTGTAACCCATTTGTATAAGCGCTGCAGATATGTGTGTTAATCAtttggtaaccatggtaacacatATGCACAGCAGCACATGAGTCTGGGCAGTTCAAACTGAGGTCTGATGACGCAGGATGACATCACAAAAACTGTCCATCAGTATTCCTCTTGGTTCGTTTATAAAAAGTCAGCGTGAATATGAACTGAACCAGAAttaaaagacaacaacagacaATTTGTCCATTAATTCAGATCAAATGAACTCAACTACAGGTGTATAAACACCCTGACCATCCTGGGGGGAGGAACAGCATTCTTACAGcatctgttgtgtttctccACTGATTATCAaggctttttttaaatttgtcacctgtgtgtgtgatttacagtATGTACCTTATGATGAACTGAATGTAAACACCTCCTGCTCTGTAATGTCAGTCATCTTCATATCATTATTCAGGCACAGGGACAGATTTGAGAGATTGTTCagtataaataaacaaactcCTCTCCTTCTAACAGCCACCACCTCCTGCTGATATGGAACACAGGCAGACTTTCTCTCTTCCATCCTTTCAGTCTTTATAGATTTTCCCCATAATGCATTCCTCCCCAGAGAACCAAGGGCACCTTCAAAGACACTTTGTGTCCTCTGAGATGTGGAGAGCCTCTGGATGTAGAATTGAGTTAGCAGTTGGAGGGGGAACCACAGCGGGGATTGAAGCCTATGTGCAGAGTGCCCAAGGGAAGAGAGTAGAGTGATCAGGGAAATGGCTGCAAAGGGGGTAGGAAACTTTTATTGCCTCTGTGATTTATGGATTATGGGTTTTTAATGGTTTGCTGTATACGCCTGCAGATTTTTCTGGGGGAAAGGGATTTGTATCTTACTGCATGGCTACAGGGCCgcaaagaaaaatgacaccCCCATTTCCTTTTCTGTAACAAGGTCAACTACACTGTCCCATAGTTTCTCTTCCATCCACTGAGGGGAGCTCATGAAATGAATTCAGTCTTTATGTATTGCTAAATATAATAGATATTATGCAACATGTATGTATGGTGTCATATGCAGGACTGCTGTCCAGGATGTTTCAGCAATTAGCTTCTTCTGTGGGTATTCAGCAGTGCTCATCaagattttgttttaaaatctcGTCTGTTGGCTGCTGCAGACAGTAATGTcagctttaaaatgtgtctgtatgtgatTGCAGCTGTCAGGAGACATTACACACCTCGAAACTAACAGTGGTATGGTGATGACTGTGACAGTGGATTGTGCTGTTTCAAAACTATTTGGTGCTGCTACAGGAGCATCACTGGCTCAGAATGGGTAAGTGAAAATTTTAGCAAAAACCTAAATTAACAGACATCTgggaaaaactgacaaaaaatgatattattattagtaattcCTATTTAGTTAGATTGTGAAGAAGGTGTAGAATTAaggtct
Coding sequences within:
- the LOC108877838 gene encoding cytochrome b-c1 complex subunit Rieske, mitochondrial, with the protein product MMSLAARSGAFSPYMQATAFTVAGPLKALVPGVVVKTEKILLNPKKQFLCRESLNGQSPKTGPSVTVSINGCAGVRFAHTDVRIPDFSDYRRPEVLDPKKSSQDSSESRRTFSYLVTGATTMVGVYAAKTVVTQFVSSMSASADVLALSKIEVKLSDIPEGKNMTFKWRGKPLFVRHRTEKEIATEAAVNIAELRDPEHDKDRVINPSWVIVLGVCTHLGCVPIANAGDFGGYYCPCHGSHYDASGRIRKGPAPLNLEVPYYEFPDEDTVVVG